The Sesamum indicum cultivar Zhongzhi No. 13 linkage group LG1, S_indicum_v1.0, whole genome shotgun sequence genome includes a window with the following:
- the LOC105165804 gene encoding uncharacterized protein LOC105165804: MARRSNDGAAVMLTPGTSERINALFSLRVWRSLWLLINACFLILLLPFRGRRRSVVASELAEKGGGGKEEKPSAAPAKVVRVPAAMAPRKSAVDKEVAARRALAVKRVVEDNDGGDNNNTVREFSLFVSSRGDSIFTQSWTPVKVKVRGVVVLLHGLNEHSGRYNDFAKKLNANGIKVYGMDWIGHGGSDGLHAYVHSLDYAVNDMKMFLGKVLAENPGVPCFCFGHSTGGAIVLKAALDPKVRQSVAGVVLTSPAVGVQPSHPIFAVLAPVFSFLLPRFQVSAANKRGSVVSRDPEALVAKYSDPLVFTGSIRVRTGYEILRITTYLQQNLTRLTTPFLVLHGTADSVTDPEASQKLHEEASSTDKTIKLYEGLLHDLLFEPEKEEVMDNIIAWLISRL, encoded by the exons ATGGCGAGGAGATCGAACGATGGGGCCGCTGTAATGCTGACGCCGGGGACCAGCGAGAGGATCAATGCGTTGTTTTCTCTACGTGTGTGGAGGAGTTTATGGCTGTTAATCAACgcatgtttcttgattttgctgCTCCCGTTTCGCGGGAGGCGGAGAAGCGTGGTGGCGTCGGAGTTGGCGGAGAAAGGTGGTGGTGGGAAAGAAGAGAAGCCCTCGGCAGCACCTGCGAAGGTGGTGAGAGTTCCAGCGGCCATGGCGCCGAGGAAGAGCGCGGTGGACAAGGAGGTGGCGGCGCGGCGGGCCTTGGCAGTGAAGAGGGTGGTGGAGGATAATGATGGAGGAGATAATAACAATACAGTGAGGgagttttctctttttgtttcttccagAGGTGATTCCATTTTTACGCAATCATGGACCCCTGTTAAAGTTAAAGTCAG GGGAGTGGTTGTTCTCTTGCATGGCCTGAATGAACACAG CGGGAGATATAATGATTTCGCCAAGAAACTGAATGCAAATGGCATCAAGGTTTATGGAATGGATTGGATCG GACATGGTGGAAGTGATGGGCTGCATGCATATGTTCATTCTCTTGATTATGCTGTTAACGACATG AAAATGTTTCTCGGCAAGGTTTTAGCTGAAAATCCAGGAGTTCCCTGCTTTTGTTTCGGACATTCAACTGGTGGAGCTATAGTCTTGAAG GCAGCTCTTGATCCAAAAGTGCGGCAAAGTGTAGCTGGAGTGGTGTTGACTTCACCTGCCGTTGGAGTTCAGCCATCCCATCCAATTTTTGCT GTGCTCGCCCCAGTTTTCTCCTTCTTGTTGCCGAGATTCCAAGTAAGCGCCGCAAACAAAAGGGGGTCTGTCGTCTCAAGAGATCCAGAGGCACTGGTGGCGAAGTATTCAGACCCATTAGTGTTTACCGGATCCATAAGGGTAAGAACAGGCTACGAAATTCTTCGAATCACCACCTACTTGCAGCAGAACTTGACCCGGTTGACAACACCGTTTCTGGTCCTCCATGGCACGGCTGATTCCGTCACCGACCCCGAAGCCTCCCAGAAGCTCCACGAGGAGGCTTCCTCGACCGACAAGACGATCAAGCTATATGAAGGACTGTTGCATGATCTGCTCTTTGAACCTGAAAAGGAAGAAGTCATGGACAATATCATTGCATGGTTGATCAGCAGACTGTGA
- the LOC105165805 gene encoding purple acid phosphatase 17, which yields MVALSGNKNMAVALCLWLAAVSFISHRTSAELRRFEQPTRGDGTLRFLVVGDWGRKGEFNQSQVAFQMGKIGEELDIDFVVSTGDNFYDNGLEGETDPAFVDSFTNIYTAKSLQKQWFSVLGNHDYRGDAVAQMSPALRKIDDRWLCLRSFVVNAEIAELFFVDTTPFVNYYYANPENHVYDWRDVNPSKIYTAIVLRDLESALKESRAKWKIVVGHHAIRSVGHHGDTLELVRHLLPILQANDVDFYMNGHDHCLEQISDDKSPIQFLTSGAGSKAWRGDVKNLNRERLKFFYDGQGFMSVQMTRSDIDIIFYDVFGKVLHKWTRSKQLYSDM from the exons ATGGTGGCCCTTTCTGGAAACAAAAACATGGCGGTGGCGTTGTGCCTCTGGCTGGCGGCTGTGTCCTTCATTTCTCACAGGACCTCGGCTGAGCTGCGGAGGTTCGAGCAGCCGACGAGAGGCGATGGCACACTCAGGTTCCTGGTGGTCGGAGATTGGGGAAGAAAGGGAGAGTTTAACCAATCTCAAGTTGCTTTTCAG ATGGGAAAAATTGGAGAAGAATTAGATATAGATTTTGTAGTTTCAACAGGTGATAATTTCTACGATAATGGATTGGAAGGAGAGACAGATCCAGCCTTTGTTGATTCATTCACCAATATTTATACAGCCAAGAGCCTCCAAAAACAGTGGTTTAgtg TTTTAGGCAACCATGATTACAGGGGTGATGCAGTGGCACAAATGAGCCCTGCCCTTAGGAAAATTGATGACAGATGGCTTTGCTTGAGGTCTTTTGTAGTTAATGCGG AAATTGCTGAGTTATTCTTTGTGGATACAACCCCATTTGTGAACTACTATTATGCAAACCCGGAGAATCATGTCTATGATTGGCGGGATGTAAACCCTTCAAAGATCTACACTGCTATTGTATTAAGG GATCTTGAATCAGCACTAAAGGAATCAAGGGCAAAATGGAAAATTGTGGTGGGTCATCATGCCATCAGAAGTGTAGGCCACCATGGTGATACCCTAGAGCTTGTACGTCATCTTCTCCCCATTCTTCAG gCCAATGATGTTGATTTCTACATGAACGGGCACGATCATTGTCTTGAGCAAATCAGTGATGATAAAAG cCCTATTCAATTTTTGACAAGTGGAGCGGGCTCGAAGGCATGGCGGGGAGATGTCAAGAATTTGAACAGAGAGCGCCTAAAATTCTTCTACGATGGGCAGGGGTTCATGTCTGTTCAAATGACACGGAGTGATatcgatataattttttatgatgttttCGGTAAGGTTTTGCACAAATGGACCAGGTCCAAGCAACTATACTCCGACATGTAA
- the LOC105165811 gene encoding RNA polymerase II subunit A C-terminal domain phosphatase SSU72: MKLRYAMVCSSNQNRSMEAHALLKREGFDVASYGTGQHVKLPGPSLREPNVYEFGTPYKHMLDDLRRKDPELYRRNGILPMLKRNVSVKTAPQRWQENAADGTFDVVLTFEEKVFDMVIEDLHNRNHVLLKPVLVINLEVKDNHEEAAIGGRLALQLCQELETIENWEDCVDDVIINFERQNNRKLLYSISYY, from the exons ATGAAACTCCGGTACGCCATGGTGTGCTCGTCGAATCAGAACCGGAGCATGGAGGCGCACGCGCTGCTGAAGAGAGAAGGGTTCGACGTGGCCTCCTACGGCACTGGCCAACACGTGAAGCTTCCTGGTCCCTCCCTCAGAGAACCCAACGTATATGAGTTCGGCACCCCCTATAAGCACATGCTCGATGACCTCCGCCGCAAGGACCCCGAATT GTATCGGCGAAATGGAATACTACCAATGCTCAAGAGGAATGTATCTGTGAAAACTGCTCCTCAGCGTTGGCAAGAAAATGCAGCTGATGGTACTTTTGATGTGGTACTtacatttgaagaaaaagtttTTGATATGGTCATTGAAG ATCTACATAACCGGAATCATGTTCTTTTGAAGCCTGTTTTGGTTATCAACTTGGAAGTTAAAGATAACCATGAGGAGGCAGCTATAGGGGGTCGGCTTGCTTTACAATTGTGCCAAGAG CTCGAGACCATTGAAAACTGGGAGGATTGTGTTGATGATGTCATCATAAATTTTGAGAGGCAAAACAACAGGAAGCTTCTGTACAGCATCTCTTATTATTGA